One segment of Streptomyces sp. TG1A-8 DNA contains the following:
- a CDS encoding DUF3558 domain-containing protein has translation MQRKAYVSATAALLAAVLAGCTSGSGGDGPTDDANPGDTGTAAAAARPGRYRSLPEPCGAVGHDTLDTLLPGIRQLTDPVQQDGAYQGEATLTYNTDRRVGCHWKVESADATDRLSVDFERVVSYDTAVSDDDQARRLFQEKETAADLPEPSSPAASAGGAPAGPSASPSGGGASASAGGASAASGAGAPSGGPGSSGTAPADLQPRVLSGLGDEAYLDDRLDASGSTAEQRTVTVVFRTSNVIVTLQYEEQPMATGAVPDSEEMQDRARNLASRLADVLNG, from the coding sequence GTGCAGCGGAAGGCGTACGTATCCGCGACCGCCGCCCTCCTCGCGGCGGTACTGGCCGGCTGCACGAGCGGTTCCGGGGGCGACGGCCCGACGGACGACGCCAATCCGGGCGACACGGGCACCGCGGCGGCCGCGGCCCGGCCCGGCAGGTACCGCAGCCTCCCCGAGCCCTGCGGCGCGGTCGGCCACGACACCCTCGACACCCTGCTGCCCGGCATCCGGCAGCTCACCGACCCCGTCCAGCAGGACGGGGCGTACCAGGGCGAGGCCACGCTCACCTACAACACCGACCGCAGGGTGGGCTGTCACTGGAAGGTGGAGTCGGCCGACGCCACGGACCGCCTGTCGGTGGACTTCGAGCGGGTGGTGTCGTACGACACCGCGGTCAGCGACGACGACCAGGCGCGCAGGCTGTTCCAGGAGAAGGAGACGGCCGCCGACCTCCCGGAGCCGAGTTCCCCCGCCGCCTCCGCCGGCGGTGCGCCGGCCGGCCCGTCGGCGTCCCCGAGCGGCGGGGGGGCCTCCGCGTCCGCCGGCGGTGCCTCCGCCGCGTCCGGAGCCGGCGCTCCGTCCGGCGGCCCCGGCTCCTCCGGCACCGCGCCGGCCGACCTGCAGCCCCGCGTGCTGTCCGGTCTCGGTGACGAGGCCTACCTCGACGACCGGCTCGACGCCTCCGGGTCGACGGCCGAACAGCGCACGGTGACTGTGGTGTTCCGCACGTCCAACGTCATCGTCACCCTCCAGTACGAGGAGCAGCCGATGGCCACCGGAGCGGTCCCGGACAGCGAGGAGATGCAGGACAGGGCCCGGAACCTGGCCTCCCGGCTGGCCGACGTCCTCAACGGCTGA
- a CDS encoding DUF3558 domain-containing protein, translating to MSEGTMQRAAQRDDRAQGAPSAPSRRWGGDQRAKRLRRALVCAAAVPAVLVTAACSSDSGDDKGTVDASASPSTGSGSGQASASASPTVRAAAYRTLPAPCAVLSKGTLADLVPKGVKSGKEGGSDDISTRSSCSWSSLDNNGVKGSQFRWLNISLLRFDSDATRGSGDEQAHTYYAQQVKDAQAVDGAKNTEVQPVTGTGDEATAVRYDLKKKEGAFKQQTVVARVENVVVTVDYNGAGLAGEKTPDAGDLTKAAQRAVKEVAASVAAANGKGSGAGSATTTPAAPTKSASASSPKSASPSKSASGAASKPPSPKASPLQASAAKN from the coding sequence ATGAGCGAAGGAACCATGCAGCGAGCAGCCCAGCGAGACGACCGTGCCCAGGGGGCACCTTCCGCGCCGTCCAGGCGGTGGGGGGGTGACCAGCGAGCCAAGCGCCTGCGCCGCGCCCTCGTCTGCGCGGCAGCCGTTCCCGCGGTGCTGGTGACCGCCGCCTGCTCCTCGGACTCCGGCGACGACAAGGGCACCGTCGACGCCTCCGCGTCGCCGAGCACCGGCAGCGGCTCCGGGCAGGCCTCGGCCAGCGCGTCGCCGACCGTCCGGGCCGCCGCGTACCGGACGCTGCCCGCGCCGTGCGCGGTGCTGTCGAAGGGGACACTGGCCGACCTGGTGCCGAAGGGCGTCAAGTCCGGCAAGGAGGGCGGCAGCGACGACATCTCCACCCGTTCCTCCTGCTCCTGGAGCAGCCTGGACAACAACGGTGTCAAGGGCTCCCAGTTCCGCTGGCTGAACATCTCGCTCCTGCGCTTCGACTCGGACGCCACCCGCGGCTCCGGCGACGAGCAGGCGCACACGTACTACGCGCAGCAGGTCAAGGACGCGCAGGCCGTGGACGGCGCGAAGAACACCGAGGTGCAGCCGGTCACGGGCACGGGCGACGAGGCGACCGCGGTGCGCTACGACCTGAAGAAGAAGGAAGGCGCCTTCAAGCAGCAGACGGTCGTGGCGCGGGTGGAGAACGTCGTCGTCACCGTCGACTACAACGGCGCCGGTCTGGCGGGCGAGAAGACCCCGGACGCCGGCGACCTGACGAAGGCCGCGCAGCGGGCCGTCAAGGAGGTGGCCGCCTCCGTCGCGGCCGCCAACGGCAAGGGCTCCGGGGCGGGTTCGGCCACGACGACGCCGGCCGCGCCCACGAAGTCGGCCTCGGCGTCCTCGCCGAAGTCCGCGTCCCCGTCGAAGTCGGCCTCCGGGGCGGCGTCGAAGCCCCCCTCCCCCAAGGCCTCGCCGTTGCAGGCGTCCGCCGCGAAGAACTGA
- a CDS encoding DUF2637 domain-containing protein codes for MHRVLIGVVVTGAMIIAGIGFAGSYAAVRELAIQKGFGNFAYVFPVGIDAGICVLLALDLLLTWIRIPFPLLRQTAWLLTAATIAFNGAAAWPDPLGVGMHAVIPVLFVVSVEAARHAIGRIADITADKHMEGVRLTRWLLSPVPTFLLWRRMKLWELRSYEQVIKLEQERLVYQARLRSRFGRAWRRKAPVESLMPLRLARYGVPLAQTAPAGLAAAGIEPALVPAVAAADDRSAGAVTAGGTPVPRRTAPSGEQRPELPGRRAGEPEPAPAEEASPWFQAPREVDYHGGYDPTYDPGPEPQYAPEEEYGDWYEEQPPEQFQQPSPEETGSFPIPVSPGRTRELGEGGGSEPGEEDYYLVFRQSIDGSYPTPRVLGDNIQATYGTTLSPGELKTLAERFQQRHLAELEEDHIA; via the coding sequence ATGCACCGTGTTCTCATCGGCGTGGTCGTGACCGGCGCCATGATCATCGCCGGCATCGGCTTCGCCGGCTCGTACGCGGCCGTCCGTGAGCTGGCCATCCAGAAGGGCTTCGGGAACTTCGCCTACGTGTTCCCGGTCGGCATCGACGCGGGCATCTGCGTCCTGCTCGCCCTGGACCTGCTGCTGACCTGGATCCGCATCCCCTTCCCGCTGCTGCGCCAGACGGCCTGGCTGCTGACGGCGGCGACGATCGCCTTCAACGGCGCCGCCGCCTGGCCGGACCCGCTGGGCGTGGGCATGCACGCGGTGATCCCGGTGCTGTTCGTGGTCTCCGTCGAGGCGGCCCGGCACGCCATCGGCCGCATCGCGGACATCACGGCCGACAAGCACATGGAGGGCGTCCGGCTCACCCGCTGGCTGCTCTCGCCGGTCCCGACGTTCCTGCTGTGGCGCCGCATGAAGCTGTGGGAGCTGCGCTCCTACGAACAGGTCATCAAGCTGGAGCAGGAACGTCTCGTCTACCAGGCCAGGCTCCGCTCCCGCTTCGGCCGCGCGTGGCGCAGGAAGGCTCCGGTGGAGTCGCTGATGCCGCTGCGGCTGGCCCGGTACGGCGTCCCGCTGGCCCAGACGGCCCCGGCGGGCCTGGCGGCGGCGGGCATCGAGCCGGCGCTGGTACCGGCGGTGGCGGCCGCGGACGACCGGAGCGCCGGCGCCGTCACCGCCGGCGGGACGCCGGTCCCGCGGCGCACGGCCCCCTCCGGCGAGCAGCGCCCCGAACTGCCCGGCCGCAGGGCCGGGGAGCCGGAGCCCGCCCCGGCCGAGGAGGCGAGCCCGTGGTTCCAGGCTCCCCGCGAGGTGGACTACCACGGCGGCTACGACCCCACGTACGACCCCGGTCCCGAACCGCAGTACGCCCCCGAGGAGGAGTACGGGGACTGGTACGAGGAGCAGCCCCCGGAGCAGTTCCAGCAGCCCTCCCCGGAGGAGACCGGCAGCTTCCCCATCCCGGTGAGCCCCGGCCGCACCCGCGAGCTGGGTGAGGGGGGCGGCTCCGAGCCGGGCGAGGAGGACTACTACCTGGTCTTCCGGCAGTCGATAGACGGCAGTTACCCCACGCCCCGCGTCCTGGGCGACAACATCCAGGCGACGTACGGGACGACGCTGAGCCCCGGCGAGCTGAAGACCCTGGCGGAACGCTTCCAGCAGCGCCACCTGGCGGAGCTGGAGGAGGACCACATCGCGTAG
- the lysS gene encoding lysine--tRNA ligase, with protein sequence MPIVAQSTETTDWVSRFADEVIEESERRAPGKPVVVASGLSPSGPIHLGNLREVMTPHLVADEIRRRGRRVRHLISWDDYDRYRKVPAGVPGIDASWAEHIGKPLTSVPAPEGSPHPNWAEHFKAAMIESLAEMGVEFDGISQAAQYTSGAYREQILHAMKHRGDIDAVLDQYRTKPKQAGKKQQKPVDEAELEAEEGSGAASEDDGSSGSAGYFPYKPYCGNCEKDLTTVTSYDDDTTELAYTCTACGFEETVRLSEFDRGKLVWKVDWPMRWAYEGVIFEPSGVDHSSPGSSFQVGGQIVGIFGGEQPIGPMYAFVGISGMAKMSSSRGGVPVPADALKIMEPQLLRWLYARRRPNQSFKIAFDQEIQRLYDEWDKLVAKVADGSALPADVAAYTRAVGTASGELPKTPRPLPYRTLASVADITAGHQDQALRILSELDPANPLSSLDEARPRFDRAESWINTHVPADQRTVVRDEPDVDLLKSLDEASQRSVRLLLDGLADNWSLDGLTHLVYGVPKVQAGFPADATPKELPPEIKTAQRSFFALLYHLLVGRDTGPRLPTLLLAVGQERVRTLLGE encoded by the coding sequence GTGCCGATCGTGGCTCAGAGCACCGAGACCACCGACTGGGTCTCCCGTTTCGCGGATGAGGTCATCGAGGAATCGGAGCGCCGTGCCCCGGGCAAACCGGTCGTCGTCGCCTCCGGACTGTCCCCGTCCGGTCCGATCCACCTGGGCAACCTGCGCGAGGTCATGACCCCGCACCTGGTCGCCGACGAGATCCGCCGCCGCGGGCGCCGGGTGCGGCACCTGATCTCCTGGGACGACTACGACCGCTACCGCAAGGTCCCGGCGGGCGTCCCCGGCATCGACGCGTCGTGGGCCGAGCACATCGGCAAGCCGCTGACCTCCGTGCCCGCCCCGGAGGGCTCCCCGCACCCGAACTGGGCCGAGCACTTCAAGGCCGCGATGATCGAGTCGCTGGCCGAGATGGGCGTGGAGTTCGACGGGATCAGCCAGGCGGCGCAGTACACCTCCGGCGCCTACCGCGAGCAGATCCTGCACGCCATGAAGCACCGCGGTGACATCGACGCCGTCCTCGACCAGTACCGGACCAAGCCCAAGCAGGCCGGCAAGAAGCAGCAGAAGCCGGTGGACGAGGCCGAGCTGGAGGCCGAGGAGGGCTCGGGCGCCGCCTCCGAGGACGACGGCAGCTCCGGCTCCGCCGGGTACTTCCCGTACAAGCCGTACTGCGGCAACTGCGAGAAGGACCTGACGACCGTCACCTCGTACGACGACGACACCACCGAGCTGGCGTACACCTGCACCGCCTGCGGCTTCGAGGAGACCGTCCGGCTCAGCGAGTTCGACCGCGGCAAGCTGGTCTGGAAGGTCGACTGGCCGATGCGCTGGGCCTACGAGGGCGTGATCTTCGAGCCGAGCGGCGTCGACCACTCCTCCCCGGGGTCCTCCTTCCAGGTCGGCGGGCAGATCGTCGGGATCTTCGGCGGCGAGCAGCCCATCGGTCCCATGTACGCCTTCGTGGGCATCTCCGGCATGGCCAAGATGTCGTCCTCGCGCGGTGGCGTGCCCGTCCCGGCCGACGCGCTGAAGATCATGGAGCCGCAGCTGCTGCGCTGGCTGTACGCCCGGCGCCGGCCCAACCAGTCCTTCAAGATCGCCTTCGACCAGGAGATCCAGCGGCTGTACGACGAGTGGGACAAGCTCGTCGCCAAGGTCGCCGACGGCTCCGCCCTCCCGGCCGACGTCGCCGCCTACACCCGGGCCGTGGGCACGGCCTCCGGCGAACTGCCGAAGACCCCGCGGCCGCTGCCCTACCGCACGCTCGCGTCCGTCGCCGACATCACCGCCGGCCACCAGGACCAGGCCCTGCGCATCCTGTCCGAGCTGGACCCGGCCAACCCGCTGTCCTCCCTGGACGAGGCGCGGCCCCGCTTCGACCGGGCCGAGTCCTGGATCAACACGCACGTCCCCGCCGACCAGCGGACCGTCGTGCGCGACGAACCCGACGTCGACCTGCTCAAGTCCCTGGACGAGGCGTCCCAGCGGTCCGTGCGGCTGCTGCTCGACGGACTCGCCGACAACTGGTCCCTCGACGGGCTGACCCACCTCGTGTACGGCGTGCCGAAGGTGCAGGCCGGCTTCCCGGCCGACGCCACGCCCAAGGAGCTGCCGCCGGAGATTAAGACGGCCCAGCGGTCGTTCTTCGCCCTGCTCTACCACCTGCTGGTCGGCCGGGACACCGGGCCGCGGCTGCCGACGCTGCTGCTGGCCGTGGGGCAGGAGCGGGTGCGGACCCTGCTCGGGGAGTGA
- the argS gene encoding arginine--tRNA ligase: MASVTSLSDSVQQHLASALSATLPEAAGADPLLRRSDRADYQANGILALAKKAKANPRELATRVVSRIATGAVIEDVEVSGPGFLNITVADRAITENLAARYADDSGRLGVPYAAHPGTTVIDYAQPNVAKEMHVGHLRSAVIGDAVVQLLEFTGENVVRRHHIGDWGTQFGMLIQYLDEHPHELDHKDARVSGEEAMSNLDRLYKAARRLFDSDEEFKTRARRRVVDLQAGDPHTLATWQRFVDESKIYFFSVFEKLDVEVRDPDIVGESGYNDMLAETCRLLEESGVAVRSEGALCVFFEDVKGPDGKPVPLIVQKSDGGYGYAATDLSAIRDRVFNLKADTLLYVVDARQALHFRMVFETARRAGWLGDDVTAHQLAFGTVLGRDGKPFKTREGETVKLEDLLDEAVERATAVVREKAGKVGLTEEEIAENGRHVGIGAVKYADLSTSAVRDYKFDLDQMVSLNGDTSVYLQYAYARVQSILRKAGEARPAAHPELALAPAERALGLHLDQFAETVLEVAGSYEPHKLAAYLYQLASLLTTFYDQCQVLSADNPAQVVENRLFLVDLTARTLHRGMALLGIRTPEKL; the protein is encoded by the coding sequence ATGGCCTCGGTCACGTCCCTCAGCGACTCCGTCCAGCAGCACCTCGCGTCCGCCCTCTCGGCCACCCTGCCCGAGGCCGCCGGCGCGGACCCGCTGCTGCGGCGGAGCGACCGGGCCGACTACCAGGCCAACGGGATCCTGGCCCTCGCCAAGAAGGCGAAGGCCAACCCGCGGGAGCTGGCCACCCGGGTCGTCTCCCGGATCGCCACCGGTGCGGTGATCGAGGACGTCGAGGTCTCCGGGCCCGGCTTCCTCAACATCACCGTCGCGGACCGGGCGATCACCGAGAACCTGGCCGCGCGGTACGCGGACGACTCGGGCCGCCTGGGCGTGCCGTACGCGGCTCACCCGGGCACGACGGTGATCGACTACGCCCAGCCGAACGTGGCGAAGGAGATGCACGTCGGCCACCTGCGCTCGGCGGTCATCGGCGACGCGGTCGTCCAGCTCCTGGAGTTCACCGGCGAGAACGTGGTCCGGCGCCACCACATCGGCGACTGGGGCACCCAGTTCGGCATGCTCATCCAGTACCTGGACGAGCACCCGCACGAGCTGGACCACAAGGACGCCCGGGTGTCGGGCGAGGAGGCGATGTCGAACCTCGACCGCCTCTACAAGGCCGCGCGCCGGCTGTTCGACTCCGACGAGGAGTTCAAGACGCGGGCCCGGCGCCGGGTGGTGGACCTCCAGGCCGGCGACCCGCACACCCTCGCCACCTGGCAGCGGTTCGTGGACGAGTCGAAGATCTACTTCTTCTCCGTCTTCGAGAAGCTGGACGTGGAGGTCCGGGACCCCGACATCGTCGGCGAGTCCGGCTACAACGACATGCTGGCCGAGACCTGCCGCCTGCTGGAGGAGTCCGGGGTGGCGGTCCGCTCGGAGGGCGCCCTGTGCGTCTTCTTCGAGGACGTCAAGGGTCCGGACGGCAAGCCGGTCCCGCTGATCGTGCAGAAGTCGGACGGCGGTTACGGCTACGCGGCCACCGACCTGTCCGCGATCCGCGACCGCGTCTTCAACCTCAAGGCGGACACGCTGCTGTACGTGGTGGACGCCCGGCAGGCCCTGCACTTCCGGATGGTCTTCGAGACCGCGCGGCGGGCCGGCTGGCTGGGCGACGACGTCACGGCGCACCAGCTGGCCTTCGGCACGGTGCTGGGCAGGGACGGCAAGCCGTTCAAGACGCGTGAGGGCGAGACGGTCAAGCTGGAGGACCTGCTGGACGAGGCGGTCGAGCGGGCCACGGCGGTCGTGCGGGAGAAGGCCGGGAAGGTGGGCCTGACGGAGGAGGAGATCGCCGAGAACGGCCGCCACGTCGGCATCGGCGCGGTGAAGTACGCGGACCTGTCGACGTCCGCCGTGCGGGACTACAAGTTCGACCTGGACCAGATGGTCTCGCTGAACGGCGACACCTCGGTGTACCTCCAGTACGCCTACGCCCGTGTCCAGTCCATCCTGCGCAAGGCCGGCGAGGCCCGTCCCGCGGCCCACCCGGAGCTGGCACTGGCCCCGGCGGAGCGGGCGCTGGGCCTGCACCTGGACCAGTTCGCGGAGACGGTCCTGGAGGTGGCGGGCTCCTACGAGCCGCACAAGCTGGCGGCCTACCTGTACCAGCTCGCCTCGCTGCTGACGACGTTCTACGACCAGTGCCAGGTGCTGTCCGCCGACAACCCGGCCCAGGTCGTGGAGAACCGCCTCTTCCTGGTCGACCTGACGGCCCGCACCCTGCACCGCGGCATGGCCCTCCTGGGCATCCGCACCCCGGAGAAGCTCTGA
- a CDS encoding DUF4253 domain-containing protein yields the protein MATLPNPLPRLATDPSGRSLGLRLPPGRLLDATGDGPWHEPLLWYAQKPAAPGTWKALGAPAARVGLLPVLVDLGGSRGGPEDWGLLPGEASYPGDHDAEDVLAEYWEEETADGEVAGDIEPFGDEWPGLAPAAVLCADPDTRAAAVADALEGGPRDWVEEPHFALVPARRSADVPAAIGWTGAVDYEGDVARLCAVLRSWEDRFGVRVVALGPDTLVVSVAAPPATRAEAEAVAAEHFAFCPDGVTQNGPDDGTLRAYAEELIGEPVWSFWWD from the coding sequence ATGGCGACTCTTCCCAACCCGCTGCCCAGGCTGGCCACCGACCCGAGCGGGCGTTCGCTCGGGCTGCGACTGCCTCCGGGCCGGCTGCTCGACGCCACCGGCGACGGTCCCTGGCACGAACCCCTGCTGTGGTACGCGCAGAAGCCGGCCGCGCCCGGCACCTGGAAGGCCCTGGGCGCCCCGGCGGCCCGCGTGGGGCTGCTGCCGGTGCTCGTGGACCTGGGCGGTTCCCGGGGCGGCCCGGAGGACTGGGGCCTGCTGCCCGGCGAGGCGTCGTATCCGGGGGACCACGACGCCGAGGACGTCCTCGCGGAGTACTGGGAGGAGGAGACCGCCGACGGTGAAGTCGCCGGGGACATCGAGCCGTTCGGGGACGAGTGGCCCGGTCTGGCGCCGGCGGCCGTCCTGTGCGCCGACCCGGACACCCGTGCCGCCGCGGTCGCCGACGCGCTGGAGGGCGGCCCGCGCGACTGGGTCGAGGAGCCGCACTTCGCCCTGGTGCCGGCCCGCCGCTCGGCCGACGTCCCGGCGGCGATCGGCTGGACCGGTGCGGTGGACTACGAGGGCGACGTGGCCCGGCTCTGTGCGGTCCTGCGCTCCTGGGAGGACCGCTTCGGCGTCCGGGTCGTGGCCCTCGGCCCCGACACCCTCGTCGTCTCCGTGGCGGCCCCGCCGGCCACCCGGGCCGAGGCCGAGGCGGTGGCGGCGGAGCACTTCGCGTTCTGCCCGGACGGCGTCACGCAGAACGGCCCGGACGACGGCACCCTGCGTGCCTACGCCGAGGAGCTGATCGGCGAGCCGGTCTGGAGCTTCTGGTGGGACTGA
- a CDS encoding DUF805 domain-containing protein — translation MNWFIEAFKKYAVFSGRARRKEYWMFTLFASIIYLVVAIAGAAVKAPWLVVVVALVFLLPGWGVTVRRLHDTGRSGWWILFGVVPLAGPITLLVFSCTDSETGANKYGPNPKEAPVLV, via the coding sequence ATGAACTGGTTCATCGAGGCGTTCAAGAAGTACGCGGTGTTCAGCGGGCGTGCGCGCCGCAAGGAGTACTGGATGTTCACGCTGTTCGCGTCGATCATCTACCTCGTGGTGGCGATCGCCGGTGCCGCGGTGAAGGCGCCGTGGCTCGTGGTCGTCGTCGCGCTCGTGTTCCTGCTGCCGGGCTGGGGCGTCACGGTGCGCCGGCTGCACGACACCGGCCGCTCCGGCTGGTGGATCCTGTTCGGCGTGGTCCCCCTCGCCGGCCCGATCACCCTGCTGGTCTTCTCCTGCACGGACAGCGAGACGGGCGCGAACAAGTACGGCCCGAACCCGAAGGAAGCCCCGGTGCTCGTGTAA
- the hemB gene encoding porphobilinogen synthase, with the protein MTKYGSFPGTRPRRLRTTPVMRRMVAETRLHPADLILPAFVREGLSEPAPVATMPGVVQHTRDSLRKAALEAVEAGVSGIMLFGVPEEEKKDALGTAGTDPDGILQVALRDVRAEVGDDLLVMSDLCLDEFTDHGHCGVLDAGGRVDNDATLERYAEMAQVQADAGAHVVGPSGMMDGQIGVVRDALDQIGREDVAILAYTAKYSSAFYGPFRDAVESSLQGDRKTYQQDPANWRDSLRELELDLAEGADMVMVKPAGPYLDIVARVADAVDVPVAAYQISGEYAMIEAAAEKGWIDRDRAVMETLTGIKRAGARNILTYWAIEAARKLR; encoded by the coding sequence ATGACGAAGTACGGATCTTTTCCCGGTACGCGTCCTCGTCGGCTGCGCACCACCCCTGTCATGCGCCGGATGGTCGCCGAGACCCGGCTGCACCCCGCCGACCTCATCCTCCCCGCGTTCGTCCGCGAGGGACTGAGCGAGCCGGCGCCGGTCGCGACCATGCCCGGGGTCGTGCAGCACACCCGCGACAGCCTGCGGAAGGCCGCGCTGGAGGCGGTGGAGGCCGGGGTCTCGGGGATCATGCTGTTCGGCGTCCCGGAGGAGGAGAAGAAGGACGCCCTGGGCACGGCCGGCACCGATCCGGACGGCATCCTCCAGGTCGCCCTGCGCGACGTGCGGGCCGAGGTCGGGGACGACCTGCTCGTCATGTCCGACCTGTGCCTGGACGAGTTCACCGACCACGGGCACTGCGGTGTGCTGGACGCCGGGGGGCGGGTCGACAACGACGCCACCCTGGAGCGGTACGCCGAGATGGCCCAGGTGCAGGCCGACGCGGGCGCCCACGTCGTCGGGCCGAGCGGGATGATGGACGGGCAGATCGGTGTCGTCCGCGACGCGCTGGACCAGATCGGCCGCGAGGACGTCGCGATCCTCGCCTACACCGCCAAGTACTCCTCCGCCTTCTACGGCCCCTTCCGCGACGCCGTGGAGTCGTCGCTGCAGGGCGACAGGAAGACCTACCAGCAGGATCCGGCCAACTGGCGCGACTCGCTGCGGGAGCTGGAGCTGGACCTCGCCGAGGGCGCCGACATGGTCATGGTCAAGCCGGCCGGCCCCTACCTCGACATCGTGGCCCGGGTCGCGGACGCCGTGGACGTGCCGGTCGCCGCCTACCAGATCTCCGGCGAGTACGCGATGATCGAGGCCGCCGCCGAGAAGGGCTGGATCGACCGGGACCGCGCCGTCATGGAGACCCTGACCGGCATCAAGCGGGCCGGCGCCCGCAACATCCTCACCTACTGGGCGATCGAGGCGGCGCGAAAGCTGCGCTGA
- a CDS encoding helix-turn-helix domain-containing protein: protein MAEKKPNAAPRPNRGVRRSATPSGVTHVRTYQSGRYVVVGNHLAQHRRLSLTAIGLATHIMSVPEGTPVDIRSLADRFPEGRDRIAFALRELEAHGYLERVREHTESGRLVTRTYVHHTPVPAVAGVAASPARARTTRAPVAVADVREGPEEDGPSPRGATAADTPGEEPAAAAPPPPPRERAPRDRHHESAVTLLAGLRRTDDRLTLSLRDVNRLAPGVVDWFDSGASAAVVHRALTADLPPVVKHPAGLLAHRLGELLPPPLPAPPPPPVTAPGAGRAHGPHPFQTCDGCERAFRAPTPGHCRDCRSGPTAATAPATGTTCAA, encoded by the coding sequence ATGGCTGAGAAGAAGCCTAACGCCGCGCCGCGCCCGAATCGGGGTGTTCGGCGATCGGCCACCCCCTCCGGGGTCACCCACGTACGCACGTACCAGTCGGGCCGGTACGTGGTCGTGGGCAACCACCTCGCCCAGCACCGCCGGTTGTCGCTGACCGCGATCGGGCTGGCCACCCACATCATGTCGGTGCCCGAGGGCACCCCGGTCGACATCCGCAGCCTCGCGGACCGCTTCCCCGAGGGGCGCGACCGGATCGCCTTCGCGCTGCGCGAGCTGGAGGCGCACGGCTACCTGGAGCGGGTCCGCGAGCACACGGAGTCGGGCCGCCTGGTCACGCGCACCTACGTCCACCACACCCCGGTCCCCGCCGTCGCCGGGGTGGCCGCGTCACCCGCCCGCGCCCGCACCACCCGCGCCCCCGTGGCGGTCGCGGACGTACGGGAGGGGCCCGAGGAGGACGGCCCGTCCCCCCGCGGAGCCACCGCCGCGGACACGCCCGGGGAGGAACCCGCGGCAGCCGCACCCCCGCCTCCACCGCGGGAGCGCGCCCCGCGCGACCGGCACCACGAGAGCGCCGTCACCCTCCTGGCGGGCCTGCGCCGCACCGACGACCGCCTCACCCTGTCCCTCCGGGACGTGAACAGACTGGCGCCGGGCGTCGTCGACTGGTTCGACAGCGGTGCCTCCGCCGCCGTCGTGCACCGCGCCCTGACCGCCGACCTCCCCCCGGTCGTCAAACACCCGGCCGGCCTGCTCGCCCACCGCCTGGGCGAACTCCTGCCCCCGCCGCTTCCCGCGCCGCCGCCCCCACCGGTCACCGCACCGGGGGCGGGACGCGCCCACGGCCCGCACCCCTTCCAGACCTGCGACGGCTGCGAACGTGCCTTCCGCGCCCCGACCCCGGGGCACTGCCGCGACTGCCGGTCCGGTCCGACGGCGGCGACGGCACCAGCGACCGGGACCACGTGCGCGGCCTGA
- a CDS encoding ATP-binding protein, which yields MNRQNERTATPGAPLHQFSVPLSATRRGARLARLLAAERLQAWDLPLDPARLVVAELAANAALHGRVPGRSFRLTLSVPAPRVLRVEVTDTRGDRLPARRTADAEPAGSGYGLLLVGELADRWGVRTGPVPCKTVWAEMDLAPLR from the coding sequence GTGAATCGGCAAAACGAGCGGACCGCCACGCCGGGCGCCCCGCTGCACCAGTTCTCCGTACCGCTCTCCGCCACGCGCCGGGGCGCGCGTCTGGCCCGGTTGCTCGCGGCCGAACGCCTCCAGGCCTGGGACCTGCCCCTGGACCCGGCCCGGCTGGTCGTGGCCGAACTCGCGGCGAACGCCGCCCTGCACGGCAGGGTCCCGGGCCGGAGTTTCCGGCTCACCCTCTCGGTCCCCGCGCCCCGGGTGCTGCGCGTCGAGGTGACGGACACCCGGGGCGACCGGCTGCCCGCCCGCCGGACCGCGGACGCGGAACCCGCCGGGTCCGGCTACGGGCTGTTGCTGGTGGGGGAGTTGGCGGACCGGTGGGGCGTGCGGACCGGACCGGTGCCGTGCAAGACCGTGTGGGCGGAGATGGACCTGGCCCCCTTGCGGTGA